AGCAGGTCGTCATAAAGTGCCGGTTTTTTGTAACTCATGCTCAAAGAAACCACCGGAAGCATAATTCCGTTTTCTTCCATCCATTTATAAGAAAGCCCAAGGTTTCTAAGCCATTCCACACGTCCCATCTCAAAATACTGTGCATAATTTCCGTGATAAACCACTCCCATCTGGTCTGTTTCGGCGTATCGGACACGAACCTGAAATTGATAATCTCTCATATTAATTTTTTGTTAATTTATTTTAAAAACATTTTTAAATGTACTTACAATATTTTT
This region of Flavobacterium inviolabile genomic DNA includes:
- a CDS encoding acyl-CoA thioesterase, giving the protein MRDYQFQVRVRYAETDQMGVVYHGNYAQYFEMGRVEWLRNLGLSYKWMEENGIMLPVVSLSMSYKKPALYDDLLTVKTIFKSQTSVKIEFDYEIYNEAGELLTTGNSILVFVDMKTGKPTLPPAYVTEKLTAFVES